The window GAAGCGATGCGCGTGCCGGACGAGCCAGGCGAATGCCACGGTCGTCTCGAACTCCTCGGTGAGCGGCGGGCAGCCTGGCGTCGCGAGGTCGACGGCTCTGCCCGTGTGGTGCTCGCTGTAGCCCGGAGGCGTGTTCACCTTCAAAATGCCCTCGAGTGACTCGCCGGCTCTGATCTTCCGCTCGAAAATCTGCCGCTGGTATTCCAGGCTCCTGAAGGCCGAGACGAGCAGCAGCGCGACGCCATCCTGCTGCGCCGCGGCCCGGAGCCCGCTCCACCGGCCGGCGGCGTGGGGCGCTAGCTGCCGGTCCCGTCCGTAGATGTCCACGCCGACCGACACGAGGTTCTTGGCCTCGGCATAAGACGGCATGTGTCTGTCCACGCCGTAGGAAGCAGGGATCCCCAGGTCCGCCAAGGTCCGCGCCACGCGCGCGTCGTAAGGTTCGTCGGTCCTCACTCGCTGACCCTATTCAGCCGGAGCCAGCTCACCAGAGCCGCAGCAAGGACTCCGGGCGTAAGCACCTGGTGAACCAGCCTGAAGCGAAGCACATCGACCGATCGGTCGGAGAGGCGGCCAAGATAACCGGTGTTCGATGCCGCCACTGTCGCCCCCAGGGCCAGGACCAGCGCACCGACGTGCAGCGCTCTCGACCAGTCTCGAGACCGCACCCCCTCCGCAACTCCGACACCGATCGCGAAAGGGATGAGCACCCACGCTGCGCCCCCGAGAAAATGCGCCAGAAACCGGTGCGGGCCCGCGCTTCGCACCGTGAGCCCCGTCACGAACAACATGACCCACAACGAAAGCAACAACAGCACCGCCACCCTGGCGGCCTGGATCGAACGGGCCTCGAACTCGAGATGAGCCCAGGCGCCGAGAGCGAACAGGACCGCCATGAGCAGGAGTCTGAGGAGATCACCCATGGCTTGCCCGCTCTTCCCACCGTGCCACGTTCACGCCCTTCACAAGCAGCCAGAGGCACAGTGACAATTCCCCAATAAAGGCAGGAACCAGAATGGCGGGGAACAACGCATTCGCGACCTTGGGGGCCAGAAGCAGCGCAAAACTGTTCGTCAGATAGCACACCCCGGCAATCTGCATCAAAACGCCTAGAATCTTTGGCAGATAGCCCGATCTCGCAATCAAGTATCCAAGAACAATGCACTCACAACCAAAGAATATCAACCCGATGCCAAAACCGTATCCATCCGACTTGACAGACAGGTACGCCAGAGCATGTCGCTGGTGTGGTTCGAATGCGTTCAGATAATCCGCGCTTCCCAACAGGAACAAAGCCACCAGGAGAGCCAACTTGTTGGCGACCATGACAGCGCTCTGTATCAAATTGAACAACACCGCAAGCAACGCCAGATATTTGTGTACCGGTCTGAGCAAGACATAGAAAATCAGCATCAACGGCACATCACACACGTGCATGACAAGGTCGCCGACTATTCCTATGCGCCAGAGCAACTGAGAAGCCACAATATTATTGGCCGTGGCTGTAGCATCGCCTGACACGATGAGTCTGTCTCTGAGTCGCGACTCCTCGGGAAATCGCTCGTAATACGACATGACCTCCGGAGGAGGCTTCGGATCCCGGTCCCTCTTCGCGATCATTCGCGCTCAGTCTCCTTTCGGATGCACGCGGTAGTCAACCGACACGTGCGCGGAGCCAGGCAGTCACTGCGGGCGCATCGGCGGTGGACGGGAATACGGGGTAGATCACGTGCACAATTCGTGACCCCTCCAGAATCAGGCTCAGGCGCTTGAGGAGAGTCCAGTCTCCGTACCGGAAAGTCGGGAGTCGCAGGGCATGGGTGAGCTCGAGGCGGGCATCGCTCAGGATCGGGTAGGGCAGGTGGAGCCGCTCAGCCATCTCCCGCTGATACTCGGTTGACTGAGTACTGAGACCGTAGACGGTCGCTCCCAGGCGTTGGAGGTCCGCGTAGTGATCACGAAAGGCACAGTTTTGAGGCGTACAGCCCCGGGCGCCCGGAATCTCGTCCCAGCCTGGCGGCGAGTCCTGGGTCGGGACCCCGGTGCGCGGGTACGCATAGACCACCGACCACCTCGTCGGAGAAGCGCCCAGACGGACGGAGCGGCCGTCGGTGCTCGGCAGATCGAGCGGCGGGACCTCGAGACCCGGCAAATGGCCGCAGGCCCCGTCGTCCGTCGGTGCGGGAAGGTCGGCCGGAAGCGAGTAGAGGTCGTCCGAGCGCCGCTCCATGTAGGA of the Candidatus Dormiibacterota bacterium genome contains:
- a CDS encoding SRPBCC family protein, yielding MRTVEAAIEIRARPEAVFDLIHDYARRLEWDPFLKEACLLEGAEAAGPGVKARCTARNGFGGLAMETIYLSFDRPVVAAVKMTKGPAVLESFAASLRQEDVGSGLTRVTYRFNFSTRPRWLRALAGPIASVLFLREVRQRLEALKSYMERRSDDLYSLPADLPAPTDDGACGHLPGLEVPPLDLPSTDGRSVRLGASPTRWSVVYAYPRTGVPTQDSPPGWDEIPGARGCTPQNCAFRDHYADLQRLGATVYGLSTQSTEYQREMAERLHLPYPILSDARLELTHALRLPTFRYGDWTLLKRLSLILEGSRIVHVIYPVFPSTADAPAVTAWLRARVG
- a CDS encoding DUF4386 domain-containing protein; this translates as MIAKRDRDPKPPPEVMSYYERFPEESRLRDRLIVSGDATATANNIVASQLLWRIGIVGDLVMHVCDVPLMLIFYVLLRPVHKYLALLAVLFNLIQSAVMVANKLALLVALFLLGSADYLNAFEPHQRHALAYLSVKSDGYGFGIGLIFFGCECIVLGYLIARSGYLPKILGVLMQIAGVCYLTNSFALLLAPKVANALFPAILVPAFIGELSLCLWLLVKGVNVARWEERASHG
- a CDS encoding M15 family metallopeptidase is translated as MRTDEPYDARVARTLADLGIPASYGVDRHMPSYAEAKNLVSVGVDIYGRDRQLAPHAAGRWSGLRAAAQQDGVALLLVSAFRSLEYQRQIFERKIRAGESLEGILKVNTPPGYSEHHTGRAVDLATPGCPPLTEEFETTVAFAWLVRHAHRFGFAMTYPRGNRFGIAYEPWHWAVLEEAG